The segment GcaggaagtgagctggcaaccggAGGGTTGCTGGTACCAAACCCTATATGTGATTGCCTGCCTGAGCAAGGTAATTAACTCCCCACAACAACTGCTCCAGCGTGGAAGCTCAATCTGTATATATGTTTAGGAGGGGTTGGAATAAAGTGGAAGTCAAATTTTGGTTGAACCTTGTGTACAATTGACAAATAAAGTTATCTTAAACTATCCAATCATGTAAAAGGGGCTTggggttgatttgggattgggCATAAGTCTGGGATGAGTGACCTCTGCTTCTCTTATGTCTAGGCCAAACCTTTTTACATGTTCATAGATCATGGTGCTGTTATGTCTGGAAGGGACTCTAGTGTACAGTGGATTTATGGTGTACAGTATGTCTCAGTGCTGGTCCATTGGACAATCCAACCCATTATAACACTTTGAGAAGACAAACAGAAAGACAGCCCAACCATTAAACAGATTTGTGttcagataaaaaaaatattgacAACCCGACAGTCTCTGGCTGCCAAAATGTGTCTGGGGCAATAACATGCATCTAATTACTTAACGACCGCCATTATCAATTGGTCTGGTGATCGATTGGCTGACTGATCGGTTGGAACAGACACCAGCACACAACTCAAACTGCCCTAGAGACAACAAGGGCTAAATATTAAATGATGCCACTGTGGCttgagtcaaaagtagtgcactatgtagggaataggctgccatttgagaTGTGGAGGCTCCAGGGTAAGAGGGAGCCAGCCGTAAGTAGGGCAGAAGAGCACTTGGTGGGGTAGATCCcagcgcaggcaggcagacagacaagcagacagacaggcagacagacagggagagaggcagatagGCAGTtaggtaggcagacagacagacaggcagtgagTCCTTCCTGATGTGAGTGTCATCCTAGTCACATTTCTCCGCTGGCTGAGTGACCTCAGAGCAACAGTTCCATCACATGTTATTCCATGCATCCCTGAGTCATCATGCATCCCTGAGTCATCATGCATCCCTGAGTCATCATGCATCCCTGAGTCATCATGCACAACGCCTGCAGCACTGGCATAgcagcacacagacacagacacacacacacacatttgcacatATACACATGTGTTCACAcactcacaatcacacacacctacacagacacacactcaagcACCCTCACTGAGCAGTCACGCCCATAGGGCAGCACAAgaccaggacaacaaccacccatgTGTGAGATGATGCAGGCTATGTGTGTCAGCATGTGTGAGTGTATAGGAATGTCGGTACATATGTGAACATTAACTAGTCAGTGATAGCCTAATATTCTGTGACATTAAATACATCATCTTCTGGGCCGCATGTACATGTtgtgtacagtagaggacatgtctGGCCTATATATAATCAGAATCAGTGGTCATATTAAATCATGTCATGCATTAAATAAAGGACACAGAACGGCAAACGCATTGTTCCGGTCTAGTTGTGTTGCGCTCTTCTTGCTTCGCACGGAATGGAAAAGTGCACTGAATGAACGTCGCATTTTCACAAACCTATGGATACGCGCATGGGGAAAAGGCtgattctgtctctctccacactTCGCCAACAGCCCGACGCTCATTGATAACAAGACATATTGGCCATTTAATATAAAGGCGTTTTACTACACCACTAGAGACGCCGGTCACCATCTCTGGATCTACTCTTCCATTTGTACTCTCTGACCATTTCCATTAAGTGACACCAATTTCATGCTGCACAGAATTCCACTGGTTGCGTATTGGCCATACAGAATGCATGTGTGAGTATCCTAGATGGATAAGAGGAGGATGGTTATGAATCAACGACAAAATAACCACGTCAACACGAAATGCATGGGAGTGCGCTGCTCAGCATGCAATAATAAAACGAAATATAATAGAATATCAATAGCCCATCGCACAATAGTTTCACCCCCAATTCATTAGCAATTTTGGATAGGTCGAAATCAAATATTGAAAGGTTTTATAACCCAGATATAAACGTGTATTATGTTGTGTTCGTATTATTCACCCGCAAGGACCAAACTGACCCGAGATATAATCGGTGACAGCAGTCATGCCAGATTAGCCCGGAAacaaagagaaaaaaaagtcAATTTTTTATTGTTTCCTAAAATAATCTTAATCCGATTTAGATCTCTCTATTCCTGCTCTTCGAAACAGAGGCACGGGGAACCGGGACCAGCACGAGGTCCAAATCATTCAGATAGGATTTGATGTATTTTTTCTATGTGAAAAATATCGCAAGAGATTCTTCCAATCAATGCAAGGTGCACGCAGAAGCATACACCCAGGCTTCTCCACCATTCGTCCACAGTCAGTTTGACAATAAAGAGGAGAATCAAATCACGAAAAACGAACTCACCTCGTGTtctacagaaagagacagaccgGGGTTGTGAACCGGGAGGGCCCAATGAAGTGACTAAAGAGAGATGACAGAATAGCTTGTCGGAATCGGTAGAATACGTGTCCCGGACTGTGTGGTGCGTACTGTCATCGTATTGGGACTGTTCTCGACCGTTTAATCCCCGGCCCTGAGCTCAGAAAtatcccactccctccctccctttgttttctcctgctctctctcgctctatcaatttttcctccctctcctccacactcatTATTGTTCGCTCCCTCCCCGTCGGCCTTGAGGACCTCCCTCACAAGGTCAGCTTGATTGAAGGCAAGAAAGATCACGCTTGATATTAACACATTCAATAAAGATGGTAATACTATGAGAAAAAACTGTGGCCGTAAAGAAGTAAGAATGACAGTATATTGTAATAAACAATAATAAAAAACAATcacaaaatatgttttttatttagtcacctctaaaaatatatattttagacaaACTTTTAAATTGATAAATAGGCAAGTCTTGGGTTAGTAGAAATTCCTCATAAATACATATTTATTGCTTTGCCTTCCCCCCATTGTAGAGTTTGTACCTCTACGGCCATTGTACTTAAAGTAACCCTTAAACGTAATTTCCGGTTTAAACAGTCACGCGTCGGCCAAACAAGCACGAGTAGGGCTCCGAGAATCAAGCCAAAGGGCCAGCATAATACTAAGGAAACCTCAGCCATAAAATCACAACCAGGTGAGGGATAGAGTATAAAACCTGTACAGACCACGCCGAGATGTTTAAACTCGAGGGGTTAGAGCCGAAAATGGACCCAGAGGAGATGAAGAAAAAGATGCGACAGGATGTAATCTCGTCCGTGCGCAATTTTCTAATCTATATTGCCCTTCTCAGAGCAAGTAAGTATCGGTTTTCACATTGCTCTCGGGTTGCACACGTTGTGCTTGTTCTGCATTGCAGCCGACAGTGTCAGCGACTGCCGACTTACAAAgaaccttgcatcataaataactactcattctTGTTtatagatcagtcagtcacaatttacccatgatacgTTACGGTTTTTAAACTCTCGAACACTGCCATTATCTCAcaatatattgtattatatatgGGTCAGTGCTATCCCTAAATCCTAACCATACCATAAACTTAACCCTTGCCTAACCAtttaaaatgtcaacttcaatggagTAGGGCGATCCCAAGGATCCAGGATAGCACAGACTGTAATGCATGTCGCACTCACTTTACTCACCTGTTCAGTGTTAAGACTAGAGAATGTACAGAGAATCAATGACATCACTAGACGTGATCCTTTACAAATCATCCATCAGGTTGTGACCCCTAAACATGGTTTCCCCTCTTTTGACCTGGGAGCCAGCTTTCTGGTCTTTGCATGAGAATGAATGGTCATTAATCTAGATAATATCCCCAAGATCTTTGATAGATCTTTTTGACCATAAACAGCGCCTCAATCAAAAAGGAACATTTATGGATAATTTAGTAAGTCATTAAGTTTGGTTTGACTACTTTTTTCCTTTGCCCCCACACAGCTCCGTATATCTTGAAGAAGTTGGACAGCATTTGAGACCAACTGACTCCAGTATTCCCACTCAGGCAGTTTAATGCAACAAGGTCTATGGACGTCACCATAACGGGAACAATTAACAAAGCAGCGAGCTAACCACCATCATACGGATCCTATATGGAAGACTTCTTTATAGGCTACAGTGGAGACATTACGTTGTGTCCCCCATTGCACTTGAACATTAAGATGTTGTAATTTGGAGTCATCGATGTGTCCTCTGTTATTTTTCATGGTTGCCTTTTATGTTAGTGCTCAATAAGAGAACATCCCAGTTTTGTTTTGGCAATATTTTCCATGGTCCCTCAATGAGAGTGTTGTGTAATTGGACATTTGAATTTTGTTGGTCATCACATGCAATAAAGGGAAGACATGTTTAAATATTGATTGCATGTTTTTTTCCATTATCATCAGGTATAGATGTCTTGCGAAAGCAAGACCCCTTGAACTGTTTTGATTTGAAGATATTCTGTAGATCCTCAGGTATAGAATATACAACAAATAGGCTGGTAGAGGGTATTATGCCAAATTTGCTTCACTCGTAGATAACTGCTTGCCCCTTGGACTCCAGCATCATGAAGGCAAGGGAGAAGAACTCTCAAGCAGCGCAGTACAGCAACCATCATTACCTGAATATGCCGAATGGGGGGCGCTCTTGTCTTGTTTTTGAGGACATCAGCATTCTGACCATGAAGCTGGCAATTTCATTCAAAACTGAATCAGTGTAAACATTAGACAATTCAATTATTTCAAATGCAGGTTTTTTCTTCAGATAAGGTTGCAAAATATTGTCTTATATTATTACTtactagtcggctggccctcgctacatgttcgtcgtcagacccactggctccaggtcatctacaaggctatgctaggtaaagtgccgccttatctcagttcactggtcacgatggctacacccacccgtagcacgcgctccagcaggtgtatctcactgatcatccctaaagccaaaacctcatttggacgcctttccttccagttctctgctgcctgcgactggaacgaattgcaaaattctctgaagttggagacttttatctccctcaacaactttaaaaatctgctatccgagcagctaaccgatcgctgcagctgtacatagtccatctgtaaactacccacccttttttacctacctcacccccatactgcttttatttatttacttttctgctcttttgcacaccagtatctcttcttgcacatgatcatctgatgatttatcactccagtgttaatctgctaaattgtaattactcaatttattgcctacctcatgccttttgcacacattgtatatagattctcttttttctaccatgttattgacttgtctattgtttactccatgtgtaactctgtgttgttgtctgttcacactgctatgctttatcttggccaggtcgcagttgcaaatgagaacttgttctcaactagcctacctggttaaataaaggtgaaataaaaaaataaaaaaataaacttaAGGGACGGGATGCATGCACGAATGAAGTGCGAGCAAGaaggcgcagccatgggtgggcctgggaggtcaTAGgttcacccacttgggagccaggcccagccaatcagaat is part of the Salvelinus fontinalis isolate EN_2023a chromosome 6, ASM2944872v1, whole genome shotgun sequence genome and harbors:
- the LOC129857988 gene encoding mitochondrial import receptor subunit TOM5 homolog — protein: MFKLEGLEPKMDPEEMKKKMRQDVISSVRNFLIYIALLRATPYILKKLDSI